A single region of the Chitinophaga niabensis genome encodes:
- a CDS encoding LacI family DNA-binding transcriptional regulator, which produces MKRHQVTIIDIARELNLSKSTVSRALTGHPSVNAATRQAVLEFAEKMDYQRNMLAISLITKKTNTIGIIVPEFHSSYFPKAIIGAQEVASKAGYNTVICQSNETYETEVANTKVMLANQVDGILVSITKETRNFDHLKIFQRKGIPIVFFNRVCDEMDVPKVIVDDYDGAFRAVSHLIERGRKRIAHLAGPSSLKISEKRLNGYTAALRKNNIEFDEELVISYDLNVDKVKIYVNHLLNMDNPPDAIFAVNDPTAIEAIQVIRKRGLNVPKDIAVVGFSNDFASGLIEPALTTVSQPVKEIGQTAAQLLIDQINRDVADWKTIIRVLKTELIVRRSS; this is translated from the coding sequence GCGCGGGAACTGAACCTTTCAAAATCTACTGTTTCCAGGGCGCTCACGGGGCATCCCAGTGTGAATGCTGCAACACGGCAGGCGGTGTTGGAGTTTGCGGAGAAAATGGATTACCAGCGGAATATGCTGGCCATTAGTCTTATCACCAAAAAAACGAACACCATCGGCATTATTGTGCCGGAGTTCCATAGTTCTTATTTTCCCAAAGCTATCATTGGTGCGCAGGAAGTAGCAAGCAAAGCAGGATACAATACGGTGATCTGTCAATCCAACGAAACATACGAAACGGAAGTGGCGAATACGAAAGTGATGCTGGCCAACCAGGTGGACGGCATCCTGGTGTCCATCACCAAGGAAACGAGGAACTTCGATCACCTGAAGATCTTTCAGCGCAAGGGCATCCCCATTGTATTCTTTAACAGGGTATGTGATGAAATGGATGTGCCGAAGGTGATCGTGGATGATTATGATGGCGCTTTCCGTGCAGTGAGTCACCTGATAGAAAGAGGGCGTAAACGTATTGCTCACCTGGCGGGGCCCTCTTCCCTGAAGATCAGTGAAAAAAGACTGAACGGGTATACGGCGGCGTTACGCAAGAACAATATCGAATTTGATGAAGAGCTGGTGATCTCGTACGACCTGAATGTAGATAAAGTAAAGATCTATGTGAATCACCTGCTGAATATGGATAATCCGCCTGACGCCATTTTTGCGGTGAATGATCCTACGGCCATTGAAGCTATCCAGGTGATCAGGAAGAGAGGGCTGAATGTGCCCAAGGATATTGCGGTAGTGGGTTTCAGTAATGATTTTGCATCCGGACTGATAGAACCTGCCTTAACCACTGTTTCCCAACCTGTGAAAGAGATCGGGCAAACAGCGGCGCAGTTATTAATTGATCAGATCAACCGGGATGTAGCGGATTGGAAAACCATTATCCGGGTATTGAAAACAGAGTTGATCGTAAGGCGGTCCAGTTAA